From Methanosarcina lacustris Z-7289, one genomic window encodes:
- the amrS gene encoding AmmeMemoRadiSam system radical SAM enzyme, protein MGIVVIREAMFYEKLEADKVQCGLCAHRCKIAPGKRGFCRVRENRGGNLYSLIYGTVSSEAVDPIEKKPLYHFYPGSYAYSVGTVGCNFRCKHCQNWTISQTCVEDSYARDILPEELVERALISGSRSIAWTYNEPTIWHEYTYESAKLAKDAGLATVYVTNGYMTPEALRHIAPRLDAANIDIKAFTEKFYHDVASAKLAPVLESSVLAKELGIHVEITNLIIPKHNDSPDELRELSKWVYKNLGPDTPLHFTRFQPQYQMQDLSPTPVKTLVTARRIAQEEGMKYVYVGNVPGSDSNNTFCPNCGKTLITRGFFEIEKYEITPEKTCPVCGENIPIIGEYAGSKQVFHETEE, encoded by the coding sequence ATGGGGATTGTTGTGATTCGCGAAGCCATGTTCTACGAGAAACTCGAAGCTGACAAAGTACAGTGCGGGCTCTGCGCCCACAGGTGCAAAATCGCCCCTGGAAAGAGAGGTTTTTGCAGGGTCCGGGAAAACAGGGGAGGGAATCTTTATTCTCTTATTTACGGCACAGTTTCCAGCGAAGCTGTGGACCCTATCGAAAAAAAGCCTCTTTATCATTTCTATCCGGGGTCTTATGCATACTCAGTGGGGACTGTCGGGTGCAACTTCCGCTGCAAACACTGCCAGAACTGGACCATTTCCCAGACCTGCGTGGAAGATTCCTATGCCAGGGATATCCTCCCTGAAGAGCTTGTGGAAAGGGCGCTTATCTCAGGTTCGAGATCCATTGCCTGGACCTACAACGAGCCCACGATCTGGCACGAGTATACGTACGAAAGTGCAAAGCTGGCAAAGGACGCGGGCCTCGCGACCGTCTACGTGACCAACGGCTACATGACCCCGGAAGCCCTCAGGCACATTGCTCCCAGGCTGGACGCTGCGAATATCGATATCAAGGCTTTCACTGAAAAATTCTATCATGATGTTGCCAGCGCAAAACTGGCTCCGGTGCTTGAGTCCTCCGTCCTTGCAAAAGAGCTCGGGATCCATGTGGAGATCACTAACCTCATCATCCCGAAACACAACGACTCTCCTGACGAGCTCCGGGAACTTTCAAAATGGGTCTACAAAAACCTCGGGCCTGATACTCCCCTCCATTTCACGCGCTTCCAACCCCAGTACCAGATGCAGGACCTCTCCCCAACACCTGTAAAAACTCTCGTGACCGCCCGCAGGATAGCACAGGAAGAAGGAATGAAGTATGTTTATGTAGGGAATGTCCCGGGAAGCGACAGCAACAATACATTCTGTCCCAACTGCGGAAAAACACTGATTACTCGCGGTTTTTTCGAGATAGAAAAGTACGAAATAACTCCTGAAAAGACCTGTCCTGTGTGCGGAGAGAATATCCCTATCATTGGAGAGTATGCGGGCTCAAAACAGGTATTTCATGAAACTGAAGAGTGA
- a CDS encoding twin-arginine translocase TatA/TatE family subunit, which translates to MIGTQELVMIFGVVVLLFGASKLPELARSMGSSVGEFKKAQKESELNLREFEKSLKDPMAPKTKVQETAAKLGLDIRGKTDDQLLDEIQRSAEKPKEVSEP; encoded by the coding sequence ATGATAGGCACACAAGAACTTGTAATGATTTTTGGAGTAGTTGTACTACTTTTTGGGGCAAGTAAACTTCCGGAACTGGCCCGATCCATGGGAAGTTCGGTGGGAGAATTCAAAAAAGCCCAGAAAGAATCCGAACTAAACCTGAGGGAATTTGAGAAATCCTTAAAGGATCCGATGGCTCCAAAGACCAAGGTACAGGAGACTGCTGCAAAGCTCGGGCTTGACATCAGAGGCAAGACCGACGATCAGTTACTTGATGAGATCCAGAGATCCGCAGAGAAGCCAAAAGAGGTTTCAGAACCCTGA
- a CDS encoding Nudix hydrolase, whose translation MISEVDRDDNFLGLRPREDFYSGNYIHRASQLILLDPENRMLLQKRAPGKYWYPNRYTYSVSGTVADESYEICIAREMLEEIGISVPVRKLFKIPCILENKGAYHTVFSGRCSEEMASLIRHDPEEAVFVEWVELEDLRRAVKIEPGNYTPSLRAGIIKIFEEGCRKYIL comes from the coding sequence ATGATCAGTGAAGTTGACAGAGATGATAACTTTCTCGGACTTCGCCCGAGGGAGGACTTTTACTCGGGAAATTATATCCATAGAGCTTCCCAACTCATCCTTCTGGACCCGGAAAACAGAATGCTCCTGCAGAAGCGTGCGCCTGGTAAATACTGGTACCCCAACCGCTATACCTATTCCGTAAGCGGCACTGTCGCAGACGAGTCCTACGAGATCTGCATTGCGCGGGAGATGCTTGAAGAAATAGGAATCTCAGTCCCTGTCAGGAAATTGTTCAAAATCCCCTGCATCTTAGAAAACAAAGGAGCCTACCATACGGTATTTTCAGGCAGATGTTCGGAAGAAATGGCAAGCCTTATCCGGCACGACCCTGAGGAAGCCGTTTTCGTTGAGTGGGTGGAACTCGAAGACCTGCGCAGGGCTGTTAAAATTGAACCTGGCAACTATACGCCTTCACTGAGGGCAGGGATAATAAAAATCTTTGAAGAAGGGTGCAGAAAATACATTTTGTGA
- a CDS encoding Sec-independent protein translocase subunit TatA/TatB, producing the protein MIGSTELFAIAIAALFLFGPQKLPELARSLGSAVGEFKKAQRAAELELTEFDAYTRKAENKAREKEEGKEKTKVSSKEEGKEIKDSEDNKKEGKTNPLNAMECRSSIPNPEKIPDNQNMAMK; encoded by the coding sequence ATGATAGGTTCCACTGAACTGTTCGCAATTGCGATCGCTGCTCTCTTCCTCTTTGGGCCTCAGAAGCTTCCGGAGCTTGCACGGTCTCTCGGAAGTGCAGTCGGAGAATTTAAAAAAGCCCAGCGTGCCGCTGAGCTGGAACTTACGGAATTCGATGCCTATACCCGAAAGGCTGAAAATAAAGCCAGAGAAAAAGAGGAAGGGAAGGAAAAAACCAAAGTTAGCTCCAAAGAAGAAGGAAAGGAAATAAAAGACAGTGAAGACAACAAAAAGGAAGGGAAGACAAATCCGCTGAATGCAATGGAATGCAGGTCCTCTATTCCGAATCCGGAAAAAATTCCTGACAATCAAAATATGGCAATGAAATAA
- the tatC gene encoding twin-arginine translocase subunit TatC — protein MDSQQTGNVNPSTGNTSGKNSYTAGVPGDTEESLMIHLFELRNRLAIVLIWLFLGIIIAFPYSAKGMLLVWKEFISPDLVMTSYSPLEWTFARLKLCLVFALAISIPQLFYQLYRFAGKGLYPHEKRFFIKVIPASFLLFIFGTAIGYFLVLPVMFKYILMYSGDMATAQLSVQDTLSAVTTILAGFGIVFQLPLLVVFAVKMGLVQYQTLKKQRILVYSAIMAFSLFLSPDPTFIAQIVVALLLAVLFEFSLLLVRLF, from the coding sequence ATGGACTCACAGCAAACAGGCAACGTAAACCCTTCCACAGGAAACACATCGGGAAAAAATTCATATACAGCCGGCGTTCCTGGAGATACTGAAGAATCCCTTATGATCCACCTGTTTGAGCTAAGGAACCGGCTGGCAATCGTTTTAATCTGGCTCTTTTTGGGAATAATTATTGCTTTTCCATATTCGGCAAAAGGGATGCTGCTCGTCTGGAAAGAGTTCATAAGTCCTGACCTGGTCATGACTTCGTACTCTCCTCTTGAATGGACCTTTGCCCGCCTCAAGCTCTGCCTGGTATTTGCCCTTGCGATCTCAATCCCACAGTTATTTTATCAGCTTTACAGGTTTGCCGGTAAAGGACTCTATCCTCATGAGAAACGCTTTTTCATCAAGGTTATACCTGCTTCTTTTCTGCTATTCATATTCGGGACTGCAATAGGCTACTTCCTTGTCCTGCCTGTGATGTTCAAATACATTCTCATGTACTCAGGAGACATGGCCACAGCCCAGCTTTCTGTTCAGGATACCCTCTCTGCCGTGACTACAATTCTGGCAGGTTTCGGCATTGTATTCCAGCTTCCCCTTCTCGTGGTTTTTGCAGTAAAAATGGGGCTTGTACAGTACCAGACCCTCAAAAAACAAAGGATACTTGTCTACAGCGCGATTATGGCGTTTTCCCTCTTCCTTTCCCCTGACCCTACTTTCATTGCCCAGATTGTTGTGGCGCTTTTGCTGGCAGTTCTATTTGAGTTCAGCTTGCTACTGGTCAGGCTATTTTAA
- a CDS encoding ISH3 family transposase: MNQKNDSIESLATASLMTVASELFSNHHIITLPKGAKYTFQTIIMTLLHAATSVNNSLESASNDLKLKSFLTKIPSADTIFNYINCNNVEYVLSSFRAMNRDIFKSMNIKGKVHDIAIDFHNIPFYGDENTPLISGIKPKNGSAWGYSYCTLDIIGDVKLTLDVIAINGFNKNYFDLITFLFERLEKMQIKVGTVYLDKEFCNDDTISALTKLNINFVIAAKRNPKIMGILDNFKKENGPASTVFEYNFNKNGTYFNLVATHDEEKGYILFATNKDVKSIEIFEKSIPEEYRKRWNIETGYRVKNNFKIRTCTKSPVARTLFFVIQCTLHNILNMLKSVLEITAYELKSLINEDIIKVIRYGLKSLYIIPFKLFLNYLNMYNKTRKRDLRNQLLRI, translated from the coding sequence ATGAATCAAAAAAACGATTCCATTGAGTCCTTAGCTACAGCCAGTTTGATGACTGTGGCATCTGAACTGTTTAGCAATCATCATATAATTACTTTACCAAAGGGTGCAAAATACACTTTCCAAACTATTATTATGACATTACTACATGCTGCAACATCTGTTAATAACTCACTTGAATCTGCAAGCAATGATCTTAAGCTTAAAAGTTTTCTCACAAAAATTCCGTCAGCCGATACTATTTTTAATTACATAAATTGCAATAATGTTGAATATGTACTTTCTTCATTTAGAGCCATGAATCGGGATATATTCAAAAGTATGAATATAAAAGGTAAAGTTCATGACATAGCAATTGATTTTCATAACATTCCCTTTTATGGTGATGAAAACACTCCCTTGATATCTGGTATAAAACCTAAAAATGGAAGCGCTTGGGGCTATTCATATTGTACGTTGGACATCATTGGGGATGTTAAACTTACACTTGATGTAATTGCAATTAATGGTTTTAATAAGAATTATTTTGATCTTATTACATTTTTGTTTGAACGGCTTGAAAAAATGCAGATAAAAGTTGGTACAGTATATTTAGATAAGGAATTTTGTAATGATGATACAATTTCTGCTTTGACCAAACTAAATATAAACTTTGTAATTGCAGCTAAACGCAATCCAAAAATAATGGGCATACTTGATAATTTTAAAAAAGAAAATGGACCTGCATCAACTGTTTTTGAATATAATTTCAATAAAAATGGAACATATTTCAATCTCGTTGCAACACATGATGAAGAAAAAGGATACATCCTATTTGCCACAAACAAGGATGTAAAATCGATTGAAATATTTGAAAAGTCAATTCCTGAAGAGTACAGAAAAAGATGGAACATTGAGACCGGATATAGAGTAAAAAACAATTTCAAGATACGAACATGTACAAAATCACCTGTAGCAAGAACGTTATTCTTTGTTATTCAATGTACATTGCATAACATTTTGAATATGTTGAAATCCGTTTTGGAAATTACGGCATATGAACTAAAATCTTTGATCAACGAAGATATAATCAAGGTTATAAGATACGGATTGAAATCACTTTACATAATTCCGTTTAAATTGTTTTTGAATTATTTGAACATGTATAATAAAACAAGAAAAAGGGATTTACGCAATCAGTTACTAAGAATATAA
- the grpE gene encoding nucleotide exchange factor GrpE, with protein sequence MKKSSKNDSMHSNEDSQEHAENSGARNSGSSAEKADETTGSPENEPVSSGAEKSPEAACREENKLLKDQLFRLAADFDNFRKRAARQMDENRTVVLEQVLLDFVEVTDNFERAIKSAKTAEDMGSIVSGIEQLSKQFFSILEKYGLERIKCEKAGEFDPHRHEAVQHIETSEVPDNSIVEVYKHGYSLNEKVVRPAMVSVAKSPEETKK encoded by the coding sequence ATGAAGAAGTCCAGTAAAAATGACAGTATGCACTCTAATGAAGATAGCCAGGAACATGCTGAAAATTCCGGAGCCCGGAACTCTGGATCTTCGGCTGAAAAAGCCGATGAAACAACAGGAAGTCCTGAAAATGAACCTGTAAGTTCCGGAGCTGAAAAGAGTCCGGAAGCTGCCTGCAGGGAGGAAAACAAACTTCTTAAGGATCAGCTTTTCCGGCTTGCAGCTGATTTTGATAACTTTAGAAAACGGGCCGCCCGTCAGATGGATGAAAATCGAACAGTTGTGCTTGAGCAGGTGCTTCTGGACTTTGTTGAAGTGACAGATAACTTCGAACGTGCCATAAAATCTGCTAAAACTGCAGAAGATATGGGTTCGATTGTAAGTGGGATCGAGCAGCTTTCAAAGCAGTTTTTCTCTATCCTGGAAAAGTATGGGCTTGAGAGGATTAAATGCGAAAAGGCAGGCGAGTTTGACCCTCACAGGCATGAGGCTGTCCAGCACATCGAAACCTCCGAAGTTCCGGATAATTCCATAGTTGAGGTTTACAAACATGGATATTCACTGAATGAGAAAGTTGTCAGACCTGCTATGGTTTCAGTGGCTAAAAGCCCTGAAGAGACAAAGAAATAA
- the dnaJ gene encoding molecular chaperone DnaJ — protein MATTRDYYEILGVSKDASVEDIKKKYRKLALQYHPDKNKEAGAEEKFKEISEAYAILSDTEKRAQYDRFGHSGIDGQYSAEDIFRGADFSGFGDIFEMFFGGGRRGGPMGPRRGGDLQYDLYITFEEAAFGVHKDIDIPRTERCSTCSGTGAKAGTSPKRCPTCGGTGQVRTTRSTLGMQFVSTTSCGTCHGRGQIIESPCHVCGGAGRVRSRRTITVNVPAGADSGMTLRLGGEGDAGEPGAPPGDLYIITHVMEHKYFKRVEYDVISELSIPFTQAALGADVMVDTLYGKVKMNIPAGTQTHSVFRLKDKGIQHLQGHGKGDQLIRLIIKTPTKLTPEQKELLRQFEYLSNGKQSEGEGKSNADKQKSEKSRKNKGFFDKVKDAFEG, from the coding sequence ATGGCTACAACACGTGATTATTACGAAATTCTCGGAGTATCTAAAGACGCCTCAGTCGAAGATATAAAGAAGAAGTATCGAAAGCTTGCACTGCAATACCATCCTGACAAGAACAAGGAAGCAGGGGCTGAGGAAAAGTTCAAGGAGATCTCCGAGGCTTACGCCATTCTTTCAGACACTGAAAAACGGGCTCAGTACGATCGCTTTGGGCATTCCGGTATTGATGGGCAGTACAGTGCAGAGGACATCTTCCGGGGCGCTGACTTCAGCGGGTTCGGAGACATTTTTGAAATGTTTTTTGGAGGTGGCAGAAGAGGGGGCCCTATGGGACCGAGGAGAGGTGGGGATCTCCAGTACGACCTCTATATAACCTTCGAGGAAGCTGCTTTTGGAGTCCATAAAGACATTGATATTCCAAGGACTGAGAGGTGTTCTACCTGCTCAGGTACAGGAGCAAAAGCGGGTACAAGCCCAAAGCGCTGCCCTACCTGCGGCGGCACAGGACAGGTCCGTACCACTCGTTCAACTTTAGGGATGCAGTTCGTGAGCACCACCTCCTGCGGTACCTGTCACGGCAGAGGTCAAATAATTGAGTCCCCATGTCATGTCTGTGGCGGTGCAGGCAGGGTCCGGAGCAGGAGAACAATAACAGTCAATGTGCCTGCAGGAGCAGACTCAGGCATGACCCTCAGGCTCGGTGGGGAGGGAGATGCTGGAGAACCGGGAGCGCCTCCCGGAGATCTTTATATAATCACCCATGTGATGGAACACAAGTATTTCAAGAGGGTCGAGTACGATGTAATCTCCGAATTGTCAATACCATTCACTCAGGCTGCACTCGGAGCAGACGTTATGGTTGATACTCTCTACGGCAAGGTCAAAATGAACATCCCGGCCGGGACCCAGACCCATTCCGTCTTCAGGCTCAAGGACAAGGGTATACAGCATCTGCAAGGGCACGGCAAAGGAGACCAGCTCATAAGATTAATAATCAAGACTCCTACAAAACTTACTCCGGAACAGAAAGAACTTCTCCGCCAGTTCGAATATCTGAGCAATGGAAAGCAGTCCGAAGGAGAGGGAAAGAGTAATGCTGATAAGCAAAAAAGTGAGAAGTCCAGAAAGAATAAGGGGTTTTTTGATAAGGTAAAAGATGCCTTCGAGGGTTGA
- the tatC gene encoding Sec-independent protein translocase TatC: MSEAIENLSAILLTLRNKVLVIAAVLFTGIIVSFQFTGPLIERMKNDLLPEGAKLVYVSPLEVMMLELKLSIIIGTLVVLPIIAFYVYRAISKRYSIQIPISIGKGQVVFLSVAVIFMFVLGAAYSYLLMLPIFLKYLYMDAAGSGVTATYSVFKFISFIATTTAIFGLVFELPVVLTFLTRNGFVKYQTLVTYRRHIYVLVMFIAAVVTPGADVFSQMMVAVPMIIFFEISMVVVRVLGVKNKLSQPDSSSTSRASERS, encoded by the coding sequence ATGTCTGAAGCTATTGAAAATCTAAGTGCGATACTGCTGACCCTGCGAAATAAAGTGCTTGTAATTGCCGCAGTTCTTTTCACAGGCATTATAGTTTCTTTTCAGTTTACAGGCCCTTTGATAGAAAGGATGAAAAATGATCTTCTTCCCGAGGGTGCCAAGCTGGTTTATGTGTCTCCTCTGGAAGTAATGATGCTGGAGCTAAAGCTCTCTATCATAATAGGAACGCTCGTCGTCCTGCCTATTATTGCATTCTATGTTTATCGGGCCATCTCGAAGCGGTATTCAATTCAAATTCCTATATCTATTGGAAAGGGCCAGGTTGTTTTCCTGAGTGTAGCGGTCATTTTTATGTTTGTCCTTGGGGCAGCATATTCTTACTTACTCATGCTTCCGATCTTCCTTAAATACCTCTACATGGATGCAGCAGGCTCCGGGGTGACTGCGACTTATTCAGTATTCAAGTTCATTTCATTTATAGCAACAACCACAGCAATCTTCGGTCTGGTCTTTGAACTCCCTGTAGTGCTCACTTTCCTAACCCGAAACGGATTTGTAAAATATCAGACTCTTGTAACCTACCGCAGGCATATCTATGTCCTCGTTATGTTTATTGCAGCTGTTGTCACTCCTGGAGCAGACGTCTTCAGTCAGATGATGGTTGCCGTGCCCATGATAATCTTTTTTGAGATAAGTATGGTGGTTGTGAGGGTACTTGGAGTGAAAAATAAACTTTCTCAGCCCGATTCCTCATCCACATCCAGAGCCTCGGAAAGAAGTTAA
- the dnaK gene encoding molecular chaperone DnaK, whose product MAKILGIDLGTTNSCMAVMEGGEAVVIPNAEGARTTPSIVGFSKKGEKLVGQVAKRQAISNPDNTVYSIKRHMGEASYKVTLNGKAYAPQEISAMILQKLKSDAEAYLGESITQAVITVPAYFNDSQRQATKDAGAVAGLEVLRIINEPTAASLAYGLDKGDIEHKILVYDLGGGTFDVSVLELGGGVFEVKSTSGDTHLGGDDFDQRIIDYLLAEFKKTEGIDISKDRAVLQRLKDAAEKAKIELSGVASTNINLPFLTVSSDGEPKHMDVDLTRAQFQKMTEDLLEKTLVSMRRALSDSKLTPKDLEKVILVGGATRMPAVVELVENFTGKKPYKNINPDEAVAIGAAIQAGVLGGEVKDILLLDVNPLTLGIETLGGIATPLIQRNTTIPTKKSQIFSTAANNQPSVEIHVLQGERGIASENKTLGRFTLDGIPPAPRGIPQIEVTFDIDANGILHVSAKDLGTGKKQSISIQKPGGLSDAEIERMVKDAELHAEEDKKRKEEVETRNNAEALINASEKTIKEAGDAATEDQKSKVNAAIEDLKKALEGKDIEDIKAKTEALQESVYPISTAMYQKAQQAQQAAGEAENTDAKDPDETVVDADYEVVDDEKRK is encoded by the coding sequence ATGGCAAAAATACTGGGTATTGACCTTGGTACTACTAACTCATGTATGGCAGTGATGGAAGGCGGGGAAGCTGTCGTGATCCCGAATGCGGAAGGTGCTAGAACAACTCCTTCAATTGTTGGATTTTCTAAGAAAGGGGAGAAACTTGTGGGTCAGGTCGCAAAGCGTCAGGCCATTTCAAACCCGGATAACACTGTATATTCCATTAAAAGACACATGGGGGAAGCCAGCTACAAAGTCACACTTAATGGAAAAGCATACGCTCCGCAGGAAATTTCTGCAATGATTCTCCAGAAGCTCAAATCCGATGCAGAGGCTTATCTTGGAGAGTCAATAACGCAGGCTGTTATCACAGTTCCCGCTTATTTCAACGATTCACAGAGGCAGGCTACAAAAGATGCAGGCGCAGTTGCAGGGCTTGAAGTCCTGAGAATAATCAACGAGCCGACAGCTGCATCCCTTGCTTACGGGCTTGACAAAGGGGATATAGAGCACAAGATCCTTGTCTACGATCTTGGAGGCGGAACCTTTGATGTATCCGTTCTGGAACTCGGCGGGGGAGTCTTTGAGGTAAAGTCCACAAGTGGAGACACTCACCTTGGAGGCGACGACTTCGACCAGCGTATTATCGATTACCTGCTCGCAGAATTTAAGAAAACAGAAGGAATTGACATTTCCAAAGACAGGGCTGTACTCCAGCGCCTGAAAGATGCTGCTGAAAAAGCCAAGATAGAGCTTTCAGGAGTTGCCAGCACCAACATCAACCTTCCCTTCCTGACAGTCAGTTCTGATGGGGAACCAAAGCATATGGATGTTGACCTGACCAGAGCCCAGTTCCAGAAGATGACTGAAGACCTCCTGGAAAAGACTCTTGTATCCATGCGTCGCGCACTTAGCGATTCAAAGCTTACACCAAAAGACCTTGAAAAAGTGATCCTTGTCGGAGGCGCAACAAGGATGCCTGCAGTGGTTGAACTTGTGGAAAATTTCACAGGCAAAAAGCCCTACAAGAACATCAACCCTGATGAGGCAGTTGCAATCGGTGCAGCTATCCAAGCAGGAGTCCTGGGTGGAGAGGTAAAAGATATCCTTCTGCTCGACGTAAATCCCCTCACCCTGGGTATCGAGACCCTTGGAGGCATTGCAACCCCTCTTATCCAGAGGAACACCACCATTCCTACTAAAAAAAGCCAGATCTTCTCAACTGCTGCTAATAATCAGCCATCAGTCGAGATCCATGTCCTGCAAGGAGAGCGTGGGATAGCTTCCGAAAACAAGACCCTTGGGAGATTCACCCTTGACGGCATACCTCCGGCTCCAAGAGGCATTCCTCAGATTGAGGTTACCTTTGACATTGATGCAAACGGGATTCTGCACGTGAGTGCAAAGGACCTGGGCACAGGCAAGAAGCAGTCCATTTCCATCCAGAAACCCGGCGGACTTTCTGATGCCGAAATCGAGCGCATGGTCAAAGATGCGGAACTGCATGCCGAAGAGGACAAGAAGCGCAAGGAAGAAGTCGAGACAAGAAATAACGCAGAAGCCCTTATCAATGCTTCAGAAAAGACTATCAAGGAAGCCGGAGATGCAGCTACCGAAGACCAGAAGTCAAAGGTCAATGCTGCAATCGAAGACCTGAAGAAAGCCCTTGAAGGCAAGGATATTGAAGATATTAAGGCAAAGACAGAGGCTCTTCAGGAATCTGTATATCCTATTTCGACAGCCATGTATCAGAAAGCCCAGCAGGCTCAACAGGCTGCAGGTGAAGCAGAAAACACTGATGCAAAGGATCCAGATGAGACCGTCGTTGATGCCGACTACGAAGTAGTTGACGACGAAAAGCGTAAGTAA